The following is a genomic window from Saprospiraceae bacterium.
TGGTAACACCGGATACACTGTTTACAGGTAAAAACTGTATTTACTTCAAAGAAATCAATTCTACCAATGTCTATGCTACTGATCTTATAGCAAAAACCAGTCCACCGGAAGGGACATGTGTTATTACTGACTTTCAGACAGCCGGCAATGGACAAATTGGCAGGTTTTGGCATAGTGAATCAGGAAAAAACCTTTTGATATCATACATTTTTTATCCAACTGCACTAAAAGTCAAGGAACAATTCCTGCTTAATATCATCAGTGGCCTGGCAGTGTATGATGTGATATCATTTTTTGTAAAAAATGTAAAAATCAAATGGCCCAATGACATTTACGTCAACAATAAAAAAATAGCAGGCATTCTGGTTCAAAACACTTTGAGAAATGATAATATAAAATCTACGGTCATAGGTGTGGGTTTAAATATAAACGAAACACTATTTCCTTTGGAGATACCCAATCCCACATCTCTGACTATAGAAACCAATGCTTCATATAGTGTCGAAGATGTGTATTGTCGGCTTTCAACCAGATTGGAGTATTATTATTTAAAACTAAAATCAGGTAAGACAAGTGAATTGAAAATAATGTATCAGGACGCTTTGTTCAGAAGGGATGATGAAGCCAATTTTCAGGATGGTAAAGATGTGGTTTTCAAAGGTACCATCAAGGGTGTAAATGATGATGGCAAAATACTTATCATGATGGACGATGGTAGCAATCATGCCTTTGGATTTAGGGAGATTTCCTTTTTGATTTAAAAAATAAACATTTGCATAGTACCAAAAATGTCTGATACCATATGAAATAGTGCATTCAAATGTTAAAAGGCAATTAATACTAAAAAGTGTAGCCTACACCGAAACTGCTGCTTTGATATGTGGATCAGGATGATAATCGATCAAAGTAAAATCTTCAAACTTAAAATCAAAAATAGATTTTACATCAGGATTTAAGATCATCTTTGGCAGGGACTTGGGTGATCTGGTGAGCTGTAATTGAGCTTGTTCTATATGATTGTTGTACAGATGAACATCTCCAAAAGTATGGATAAATTCTCCGGGTTCAAGATGGCAAACTTGTGCTATCATCATGGTCAATAGTGCATATGAAGCAATATTAAATGGTACTCCAAGGAAGGTGTCTGCTGATCTCTGATATAACTGGCAAGAGAGTCTTCCATCAGCTACATAAAACTGAAACAGACAATGGCAGGGAGTCAGTGCCATCTGATCAAGCTCACCCACATTCCATGCATTGACGATCATCCTTCTTGAGTCAGGATTGGTGTTTAAGGTATGTACTACCTGACTTATCTGGTCTATAGTGCTACCGTCCGGTTTT
Proteins encoded in this region:
- a CDS encoding biotin--[acetyl-CoA-carboxylase] ligase, with translation MVTPDTLFTGKNCIYFKEINSTNVYATDLIAKTSPPEGTCVITDFQTAGNGQIGRFWHSESGKNLLISYIFYPTALKVKEQFLLNIISGLAVYDVISFFVKNVKIKWPNDIYVNNKKIAGILVQNTLRNDNIKSTVIGVGLNINETLFPLEIPNPTSLTIETNASYSVEDVYCRLSTRLEYYYLKLKSGKTSELKIMYQDALFRRDDEANFQDGKDVVFKGTIKGVNDDGKILIMMDDGSNHAFGFREISFLI
- a CDS encoding thymidylate synthase translates to MKQYHDLLRHILDTGVQKTDRTGTGTISVFGYQMRFDLSEGFPMVTTKKLHLKSIIYELLWFLNGDTNIKYLNDNGVRIWNEWADENGNLGPVYGRQWRSWAKPDGSTIDQISQVVHTLNTNPDSRRMIVNAWNVGELDQMALTPCHCLFQFYVADGRLSCQLYQRSADTFLGVPFNIASYALLTMMIAQVCHLEPGEFIHTFGDVHLYNNHIEQAQLQLTRSPKSLPKMILNPDVKSIFDFKFEDFTLIDYHPDPHIKAAVSV